In one Trichosurus vulpecula isolate mTriVul1 chromosome 8, mTriVul1.pri, whole genome shotgun sequence genomic region, the following are encoded:
- the ZNF22 gene encoding zinc finger protein 22 — protein MQLGRAKGSISRSTSQGKTFENPCKTTRQRKRWGTASRYDTGFSRFRNSLEEKPYKCTQCEKSFSQSSTLFQHLKIHTGEKSYKCADCGKSFFQSSNLIQHRRVHTGEKPYKCTECGEGFKQSSNLIQHQRIHTGEKPYQCDECGRCFSQSSHLIQHQRTHTGEKPYQCIECGRCFSQSSHLSQHMKLHRKERPLKIRGKNTRTKNLVSSWRIHTGRKSVSLLC, from the coding sequence ATGCAGTTAGGAAGAGCCAAAGGAAGTATTTCCCGAAGCACAAGCCAAGGAAAAACCTTTGAGAATCCGTGTAAGACAACACGGCAGCGGAAGAGATGGGGAACGGCTTCCCGATATGACACAGGTTTCAGTAGATTTAGAAACAGCCTAGAggagaaaccctataaatgtacTCAGTGTGAGAAAAGTTTCAGTCAGAGTTCAACTCTTTTTCAGCACTtaaaaatccacactggagaaaaatcCTATAAATGTGCTGATTGTGGAAAAAGCTTCTTTCAGAGTTCCAACCTCATTCAGCACAGACGAGTCCATACTGGAGAAAAGCCCTATAAATGTACTGAGTGTGGCGAAGGATTTAAACAGAGCTCAAATCtcattcaacatcagagaattcacactggagaaaagCCCTATCAGTGTGATGAATGTGGCAGATGTTTCAGTCAGAGTTCCCATCTTATCCAGCATCAGAGAACCCACACAGGCGAGAAGCCCTATCAGTGTATTGAATGTGGCAGATGCTTTAGCCAGAGCTCTCACCTTAGTCAACATATGAAACTGCACAGAAAAGAGAGACCTCTTAAAATCCGTGGCAAAAATACCAGGACGAAAAATTTGGTGTCAAGTTGGAGAATCCATACAGGAAGGAAGTCAGTATCTTTGCTGTGCTAA